A stretch of Lactuca sativa cultivar Salinas chromosome 6, Lsat_Salinas_v11, whole genome shotgun sequence DNA encodes these proteins:
- the LOC111905109 gene encoding VAN3-binding protein isoform X2 has protein sequence MANRLENIKEEGVENWLPAACPLPHTPTESMEFLGRSWSVSSVEVSKALSHTFVENPNLFCNVEGNQESSSTMSEEHQPKPLAKPDSPPVSPRKSDEMKELFLIHQALNQDFLSNHQLLKNGLYRNIMRGRTMGRWIKDQKERRKHEIRTQNAQLHAAVSVAGVAAAVAALTASSATLSKNSGNKERSKTSNAIAAAAALVASHCIEIAEDMGAEHEHILSAVNSATIARSNGDIMTLTAGAATALRGAATLRSRLQKGPTTMALAEDHVEEGKELNVLAALNFVFKGGELLKLTRKGDLHWKQVSFKVNTKWQVVVKMKSKHMAGTFTKKKKFVVSGVYVDVPAWPGRETDDSNEERQYFGIETSERVIEFECNTKDEKQKWIEGLQHLLNCRANMPRFT, from the exons ATGGCAAATAGGCTTGAAAACATAAAGGAGGAAGGCGTGGAGAATTGGCTACCGGCAGCATGTCCACTGCCCCACACCCCAACCGAATCCATGGAGTTTCTGGGGAGGTCATGGAGTGTTTCATCTGTGGAAGTCTCGAAAGCTCTTTCCCACACTtttgttgaaaaccctaatttatttTGCAATGTTGAAGGTAATCAAGAGAGCTCATCTACAATGTCAGAAGAACAC CAACCTAAACCATTAGCAAAACCAGATAGCCCTCCAGTTTCTCCGAGGAAAAGTGATGAAATGAAG GAATTGTTTCTGATTCATCAAGCTCTCAACCAAGATTTTCTTTCTAATCATCAATTACTCAAAAATGGG CTATACAGGAACATTATGAGAGGAAGGACAATGGGTAGATGGATAAAGGATCAGAAAGAGAGGAGGAAGCATGAGATAAGAACACAAAATGCTCAACTGCATGCAGCAGTTTCAGTGGCTGGAGTTGCTGCAGCAGTGGCTGCTCTTACTGCTTCATCAGCAACGTTAAGCAAAAATTCAGGTAATAAGGAGCGCTCAAAAACATCAAATGCAATAGCAGCAGCAGCAGCTCTAGTGGCATCACATTGCATAGAGATTGCAGAGGACATGGGAGCTGAGCATGAACATATTTTATCAGCTGTAAATTCTGCTACTATTGCCAGGAGTAATGGTGATATAATGACCCTCACTGCTGGAGCAGCCACTG CATTGAGAGGAGCTGCAACATTACGATCTAGGCTGCAAAAGGGTCCTACAACTATGGCATTGGCTGAGGATCACGTTGAAGAAGGCAAAGAGTTAAATGTCTTGGCAGCCTTAAACTTTGTTTTTAAAGGGGGAGAACTTTTAAAGCTTACAAGAAAAG GGGACCTTCATTGGAAGCAAGTTTCTTTCAAGGTCAATACAAAATGGCAG GTGGTAGTAAAAATGAAAAGCAAGCACATGGCAGGAACTTTTACAAAGAAAAAGAAGT TTGTAGTCTCTGGAGTCTATGTTGATGTCCCGGCATGGCCTGGAAGAGAGACGGATGATAGCAATGAAGAGAGGCAATATTTCGGGATAGAAACCTCTGAAAGAGTAATAGAGTTTGAATGCAACACTAAAGATGAAAAACAAAAGTGGATAGAGGGCTTGCAACATTTATTGAATTGTCGAGCTAATATGCCAAGGTTTACATAA
- the LOC111905108 gene encoding uncharacterized protein LOC111905108: protein MASDDPIARRRRIAEKGSDRLAMITGGRAQNLHSPPSDTSTAQPHDSHTESYPSSLTHHPDQPLPSDENQDLPSKPKTQSNSSKQSSPRNHPKSDLEIYLHKTVSPSQLRPAILATQDTRRKCSFFVGIIALLSYIGFPILGSYVIKNIILSRPLLLLLVFNVVITVGPLVMDAMRMIQHESRVGYSSGEGEIGEHLGTPFEWGMLFKTGFCALFMDSCIYSVVVVCGTSIFQKCGL, encoded by the exons ATGGCGAGTGACGACCCAATCGCTCGACGTCGGCGAATCGCCGAGAAAGGATCTGACCGTCTTGCTATGATCACCGGCGGTCGTGCCCAAAACCTACATTCTCCCCCATCTGATACGTCTACGGCTCAACCCCACGACTCTCACACGGAATCATACCCTTCCTCCCTTACCCACCACCCCGATCAACCCCTTCCCTCTG ATGAAAACCAAGATCTTCCATCGAAGCCAAAAACTCAATCCAACTCGTCTAAACAATCATCTCCAAGAAACCATCCAAAATCGGACTTAGAAATCTATCTCCACAAAACTGTGAGCCCTAGTCAATTACGTCCGGCCATTTTAGCGACCCAAGACACACGTCGCAAATGTTCCTTTTTTGTGGGGATTATCGCCCTTCTTTCATATATCGGATTCCCTATTCTCGGCAGCTATGTCATAAAGAACATTATACTTTCAAGGCCACTTCTTTTGCTTTTGGTGTTCAATGTGGTGATTACGGTTGGACCGCTTGTTATGGATGCTATGAGAATGATCCAACATGAATCAAGGGTTGGATATTCATCTGGTGAAGGTGAGATTGGTGAGCATCTGGGTACGCCTTTTGAGTGGGGGATGTTGTTTAAAACCGGTTTTTGTGCTCTTTTCATGGATTCTTGCATTTATTCGGTGGTGGTTGTTTGTGGCACATCGATTTTTCAAAAGTGTGGGTTGTAG
- the LOC111905109 gene encoding VAN3-binding protein isoform X1 has translation MISMATSVKCMANRLENIKEEGVENWLPAACPLPHTPTESMEFLGRSWSVSSVEVSKALSHTFVENPNLFCNVEGNQESSSTMSEEHQPKPLAKPDSPPVSPRKSDEMKELFLIHQALNQDFLSNHQLLKNGLYRNIMRGRTMGRWIKDQKERRKHEIRTQNAQLHAAVSVAGVAAAVAALTASSATLSKNSGNKERSKTSNAIAAAAALVASHCIEIAEDMGAEHEHILSAVNSATIARSNGDIMTLTAGAATALRGAATLRSRLQKGPTTMALAEDHVEEGKELNVLAALNFVFKGGELLKLTRKGDLHWKQVSFKVNTKWQVVVKMKSKHMAGTFTKKKKFVVSGVYVDVPAWPGRETDDSNEERQYFGIETSERVIEFECNTKDEKQKWIEGLQHLLNCRANMPRFT, from the exons ATGATATCAA TGGCCACAAGTGTAAAGTGCATGGCAAATAGGCTTGAAAACATAAAGGAGGAAGGCGTGGAGAATTGGCTACCGGCAGCATGTCCACTGCCCCACACCCCAACCGAATCCATGGAGTTTCTGGGGAGGTCATGGAGTGTTTCATCTGTGGAAGTCTCGAAAGCTCTTTCCCACACTtttgttgaaaaccctaatttatttTGCAATGTTGAAGGTAATCAAGAGAGCTCATCTACAATGTCAGAAGAACAC CAACCTAAACCATTAGCAAAACCAGATAGCCCTCCAGTTTCTCCGAGGAAAAGTGATGAAATGAAG GAATTGTTTCTGATTCATCAAGCTCTCAACCAAGATTTTCTTTCTAATCATCAATTACTCAAAAATGGG CTATACAGGAACATTATGAGAGGAAGGACAATGGGTAGATGGATAAAGGATCAGAAAGAGAGGAGGAAGCATGAGATAAGAACACAAAATGCTCAACTGCATGCAGCAGTTTCAGTGGCTGGAGTTGCTGCAGCAGTGGCTGCTCTTACTGCTTCATCAGCAACGTTAAGCAAAAATTCAGGTAATAAGGAGCGCTCAAAAACATCAAATGCAATAGCAGCAGCAGCAGCTCTAGTGGCATCACATTGCATAGAGATTGCAGAGGACATGGGAGCTGAGCATGAACATATTTTATCAGCTGTAAATTCTGCTACTATTGCCAGGAGTAATGGTGATATAATGACCCTCACTGCTGGAGCAGCCACTG CATTGAGAGGAGCTGCAACATTACGATCTAGGCTGCAAAAGGGTCCTACAACTATGGCATTGGCTGAGGATCACGTTGAAGAAGGCAAAGAGTTAAATGTCTTGGCAGCCTTAAACTTTGTTTTTAAAGGGGGAGAACTTTTAAAGCTTACAAGAAAAG GGGACCTTCATTGGAAGCAAGTTTCTTTCAAGGTCAATACAAAATGGCAG GTGGTAGTAAAAATGAAAAGCAAGCACATGGCAGGAACTTTTACAAAGAAAAAGAAGT TTGTAGTCTCTGGAGTCTATGTTGATGTCCCGGCATGGCCTGGAAGAGAGACGGATGATAGCAATGAAGAGAGGCAATATTTCGGGATAGAAACCTCTGAAAGAGTAATAGAGTTTGAATGCAACACTAAAGATGAAAAACAAAAGTGGATAGAGGGCTTGCAACATTTATTGAATTGTCGAGCTAATATGCCAAGGTTTACATAA
- the LOC111905109 gene encoding VAN3-binding protein isoform X3, which translates to MISMATSVKCMANRLENIKEEGVENWLPAACPLPHTPTESMEFLGRSWSVSSVEVSKALSHTFVENPNLFCNVEGNQESSSTMSEEHQPKPLAKPDSPPVSPRKSDEMKLYRNIMRGRTMGRWIKDQKERRKHEIRTQNAQLHAAVSVAGVAAAVAALTASSATLSKNSGNKERSKTSNAIAAAAALVASHCIEIAEDMGAEHEHILSAVNSATIARSNGDIMTLTAGAATALRGAATLRSRLQKGPTTMALAEDHVEEGKELNVLAALNFVFKGGELLKLTRKGDLHWKQVSFKVNTKWQVVVKMKSKHMAGTFTKKKKFVVSGVYVDVPAWPGRETDDSNEERQYFGIETSERVIEFECNTKDEKQKWIEGLQHLLNCRANMPRFT; encoded by the exons ATGATATCAA TGGCCACAAGTGTAAAGTGCATGGCAAATAGGCTTGAAAACATAAAGGAGGAAGGCGTGGAGAATTGGCTACCGGCAGCATGTCCACTGCCCCACACCCCAACCGAATCCATGGAGTTTCTGGGGAGGTCATGGAGTGTTTCATCTGTGGAAGTCTCGAAAGCTCTTTCCCACACTtttgttgaaaaccctaatttatttTGCAATGTTGAAGGTAATCAAGAGAGCTCATCTACAATGTCAGAAGAACAC CAACCTAAACCATTAGCAAAACCAGATAGCCCTCCAGTTTCTCCGAGGAAAAGTGATGAAATGAAG CTATACAGGAACATTATGAGAGGAAGGACAATGGGTAGATGGATAAAGGATCAGAAAGAGAGGAGGAAGCATGAGATAAGAACACAAAATGCTCAACTGCATGCAGCAGTTTCAGTGGCTGGAGTTGCTGCAGCAGTGGCTGCTCTTACTGCTTCATCAGCAACGTTAAGCAAAAATTCAGGTAATAAGGAGCGCTCAAAAACATCAAATGCAATAGCAGCAGCAGCAGCTCTAGTGGCATCACATTGCATAGAGATTGCAGAGGACATGGGAGCTGAGCATGAACATATTTTATCAGCTGTAAATTCTGCTACTATTGCCAGGAGTAATGGTGATATAATGACCCTCACTGCTGGAGCAGCCACTG CATTGAGAGGAGCTGCAACATTACGATCTAGGCTGCAAAAGGGTCCTACAACTATGGCATTGGCTGAGGATCACGTTGAAGAAGGCAAAGAGTTAAATGTCTTGGCAGCCTTAAACTTTGTTTTTAAAGGGGGAGAACTTTTAAAGCTTACAAGAAAAG GGGACCTTCATTGGAAGCAAGTTTCTTTCAAGGTCAATACAAAATGGCAG GTGGTAGTAAAAATGAAAAGCAAGCACATGGCAGGAACTTTTACAAAGAAAAAGAAGT TTGTAGTCTCTGGAGTCTATGTTGATGTCCCGGCATGGCCTGGAAGAGAGACGGATGATAGCAATGAAGAGAGGCAATATTTCGGGATAGAAACCTCTGAAAGAGTAATAGAGTTTGAATGCAACACTAAAGATGAAAAACAAAAGTGGATAGAGGGCTTGCAACATTTATTGAATTGTCGAGCTAATATGCCAAGGTTTACATAA